From a region of the Lentilactobacillus curieae genome:
- a CDS encoding MucBP domain-containing protein, whose amino-acid sequence MAFFNWINNKISRLSRRGNQRNAANRFGKKPRKSIFKTSTPGSEINTEKKDAVTPPKEETVPDITSSQIEVNPQITSTTLFYVDSDGKDLREPDILVGESGTKLNLKLPDFPDYILEDTDNFTNWFDVTDQKIVFHYSLKLAAPVKVYTVNYDTAEMLRPVSMVTGKLKQLYEISAPEIPGYRVTNSTGKKYGYFDHEGHDVTFYYRHDQWETVQPVEYYVKLNTAHTVYEYPHGEALRTKMPKGLIIKVFLKIDMKDQQTWYNIGGAQWITGDDVALSSAPSEIDAEDVTKLQSSLTMLDGYIDFLDNKTVDVYDKPYSKVVTTLENGTPVKIESTILDDQNIKWYSLKGIGVIPARYVIVN is encoded by the coding sequence ATGGCTTTTTTTAACTGGATCAATAATAAAATTAGTCGACTCTCACGACGTGGCAATCAACGAAATGCCGCCAATCGGTTTGGTAAAAAACCACGGAAGTCAATTTTCAAGACCAGCACACCAGGCAGTGAAATTAATACTGAAAAAAAGGACGCCGTAACTCCCCCTAAAGAGGAAACTGTACCGGATATAACTTCAAGCCAAATTGAAGTTAATCCGCAAATCACATCGACCACTCTATTCTATGTTGACAGCGATGGCAAAGACTTACGTGAGCCAGATATTTTAGTAGGTGAAAGTGGTACCAAGTTGAATTTAAAACTTCCTGACTTTCCGGATTATATTTTGGAAGACACGGATAACTTCACTAACTGGTTTGATGTTACTGATCAAAAAATTGTTTTTCACTATTCTTTAAAGTTGGCGGCACCCGTTAAAGTTTACACAGTTAATTATGATACGGCAGAGATGCTCCGCCCAGTATCGATGGTAACTGGAAAATTGAAGCAACTTTACGAGATTTCTGCCCCTGAAATTCCTGGATATCGGGTTACCAATAGCACTGGTAAAAAATATGGGTACTTTGACCATGAAGGCCATGACGTTACTTTCTATTACCGCCATGACCAGTGGGAAACTGTTCAGCCCGTTGAGTACTACGTTAAGCTAAATACTGCCCACACCGTTTATGAATACCCGCATGGTGAAGCTTTAAGAACTAAAATGCCAAAGGGCCTGATTATCAAGGTCTTCTTAAAGATTGATATGAAGGATCAACAAACGTGGTACAACATTGGCGGTGCTCAATGGATAACCGGAGATGATGTTGCCTTGAGTTCAGCACCCTCAGAAATCGATGCAGAGGATGTTACTAAATTGCAATCGAGTTTGACAATGCTCGATGGCTACATTGATTTTTTAGATAATAAAACCGTTGATGTATACGACAAACCGTACAGTAAAGTGGTAACTACCTTAGAAAATGGCACTCCAGTTAAAATTGAATCAACCATTTTGGATGATCAAAATATTAAATGGTATTCACTAAAAGGCATTGGGGTCATCCCGGCAAGGTACGTAATTGTAAATTAA
- a CDS encoding ATP-dependent Clp protease ATP-binding subunit, with translation MLCQNCHQNEATIHLYTNVNGSKQTINLCQNCYQLLTNRQRNQGGAQDMAQDPFGFGGLDDIFRAMQGGNPEFNNPQSSIPPTQPQGPTNNGGQNGRSGNGNSLLGQYGINMTQLAKDGKIDPVIGRDSEISRVVEILNRRTKNNPVLIGEAGVGKTAVVEGLAQQIVSGDVPAKLQNKQVIRLDVVSLVQGTGIRGQFEQRMQQLIKEVQDNPDIILFIDEIHEIVGAGNAEGGMDAGNVLKPALARGEFQLIGATTLKEYRDIEKDSALARRLQPVTVNEPSPEESVKILQGIQKRYEDYHHVKYSDDAIKAAVELSDRYIQDRFLPDKAIDFLDEAGSRKNLTINVVDPATIDEKIKSAENQKQDALKNEDYEKAAYYRDQVSKLEQKKSDGNVDPSSIPEVTESDMQKIVEEKTEIPVGELQAQEQQQLKNLGPNLEEHVIGQNDAVEKVARAIRRNRVGFNGTGRPIGSFLFVGPTGVGKTELAKQLAYQLFGSKDSMIRFDMSEYMEPHSVAKLIGSPPGYVGYDEAGQLTEQVRRHPYSLILLDEVEKAHPDVLHMFLQILDDGRLTDSQGRTVSFKDTIIIMTSNAGTGDSEANVGFAAAASGKTHSVIDKLTNYFKPELLNRFDDVIEFNPLSKENLQQIVSLMIDDVNEMLAQQNLNIEVSDAAKKKLVDLGYNPAMGARPLRRVIQEEIEDKVADYYLDHSADAKLYADVKDDEIVISSSSDTQSTSEDNQHSEDEDK, from the coding sequence ATGCTATGCCAAAATTGCCATCAAAATGAAGCAACTATCCATTTATATACGAATGTAAATGGTTCAAAGCAAACAATTAACCTTTGCCAAAATTGCTATCAACTCCTGACTAACAGACAAAGAAACCAGGGAGGTGCTCAGGATATGGCACAAGATCCATTTGGATTTGGTGGATTGGATGACATTTTCCGCGCTATGCAAGGCGGAAATCCAGAGTTCAACAACCCACAATCATCAATTCCTCCTACCCAACCGCAAGGCCCCACTAATAACGGCGGTCAAAACGGTCGTTCAGGTAACGGGAACTCATTATTAGGCCAGTACGGTATCAATATGACCCAACTAGCTAAGGATGGGAAAATCGATCCAGTTATTGGTCGTGACAGCGAAATTAGCCGTGTGGTTGAAATTTTAAACCGTCGGACCAAAAATAACCCAGTTTTAATTGGTGAAGCTGGTGTTGGTAAAACTGCCGTTGTTGAAGGATTAGCACAACAAATCGTTTCTGGCGATGTTCCTGCAAAACTTCAAAATAAGCAAGTAATCAGACTAGATGTTGTTTCTCTTGTTCAAGGAACCGGTATTCGAGGCCAATTCGAACAAAGAATGCAACAATTGATTAAAGAGGTTCAAGATAATCCTGACATTATCTTATTTATTGATGAAATTCACGAAATCGTGGGTGCTGGTAACGCTGAAGGCGGAATGGACGCCGGAAATGTTTTAAAACCTGCACTTGCTCGTGGTGAGTTCCAATTGATTGGTGCCACTACCTTGAAGGAATATCGTGACATTGAAAAAGACTCAGCGTTAGCTCGTCGTTTGCAACCAGTCACTGTTAATGAACCTTCACCAGAGGAATCAGTCAAGATCCTGCAAGGGATTCAAAAGCGCTACGAAGATTATCACCATGTTAAGTATTCTGATGATGCTATCAAGGCAGCTGTTGAATTGTCAGACCGCTACATTCAAGATCGTTTCTTGCCAGATAAAGCAATTGACTTTTTGGATGAGGCCGGCTCACGCAAGAATTTAACCATTAACGTTGTTGATCCAGCAACTATTGACGAAAAAATCAAAAGTGCTGAAAATCAAAAACAAGATGCTCTTAAAAACGAAGACTACGAAAAAGCAGCTTACTACCGTGACCAAGTATCAAAACTGGAACAAAAGAAGTCTGACGGAAACGTTGATCCTTCATCAATTCCAGAAGTTACTGAATCCGATATGCAAAAAATCGTTGAGGAAAAAACTGAGATTCCTGTTGGTGAACTTCAGGCTCAAGAGCAACAGCAACTTAAGAACCTTGGCCCTAACCTAGAAGAACACGTTATCGGCCAAAACGATGCGGTTGAAAAGGTTGCTCGTGCAATCAGACGTAACCGTGTTGGGTTCAACGGAACCGGTCGGCCAATTGGTTCGTTCTTATTTGTAGGTCCTACTGGAGTTGGTAAGACTGAGTTGGCAAAGCAGCTCGCATATCAACTATTTGGATCTAAAGATTCAATGATTCGATTCGATATGTCTGAGTACATGGAACCACACTCAGTGGCTAAATTGATCGGTTCGCCTCCTGGATATGTAGGATATGATGAAGCTGGTCAGTTAACTGAGCAAGTTCGTCGCCACCCATACAGTTTGATCCTGTTGGATGAGGTTGAAAAAGCCCACCCTGACGTACTTCACATGTTCCTACAAATCCTCGATGATGGTAGATTGACTGATAGTCAAGGCAGAACCGTTTCATTCAAGGATACAATTATCATCATGACAAGTAACGCCGGTACTGGTGATTCAGAAGCTAACGTAGGTTTTGCTGCTGCCGCTTCAGGAAAGACTCACTCAGTCATCGACAAATTAACTAATTACTTCAAGCCAGAATTGTTGAACCGTTTCGATGATGTTATTGAGTTCAACCCACTTTCAAAGGAAAACTTACAACAAATTGTTTCCTTGATGATTGATGATGTTAACGAAATGCTTGCTCAACAAAACTTGAACATTGAAGTTTCAGATGCTGCCAAGAAGAAGTTAGTTGATCTAGGTTACAACCCAGCAATGGGAGCTCGTCCATTGAGAAGAGTTATTCAAGAAGAAATTGAAGATAAGGTTGCGGATTACTATCTTGACCACTCAGCTGATGCTAAGCTATACGCGGATGTTAAGGACGATGAAATCGTAATTTCTTCATCAAGTGATACTCAATCAACCTCAGAAGATAATCAACATTCTGAAGATGAGGACAAGTAA